The segment CGCCTGAGCGACGCATCGCCGGCAAGGGTCAAGGCGCTTGGCGGCGCGCTGCGCTTGGGTGCAAGCGCATTGATGAACGTACCCCGGCCGACTACCGCGCTCAGCAGGTTGTCCTGGGTAAGGCGTGCATAGGCGTCCGCGACGGTCTTGCGCGACACTCCCAATTGCTCGGCCAGCAAGCGGCTGGGCGGCAACTGGCTGCCAGCCGCCAGGTGACCGCATTCGATGCCTGCGCGCAACTGCGCGTAGAGCTGGGCAGCCAAGCCTTTGCGGCCCTCCAGGCGAATATGCAGTTCCATGGAGCATTCCAAAGCAAGAGAGCGCTCAGGATAGCGGATTGCGTACGGCGGGGTGCCTGCTCACGCCGCAGCAAGACTGCTTAGGCCCTGGCCATGCTCACCGTGATGTAGCCTTTGCCCGAGAGAATGATGCGGATGCGGGTTTCGTCGGCAGGGGCGCTACGGCAGCGCTTGATCTGAACCCCTTCCACGACGGCGGCCTTCATGTGATGGGTGATGGCCCGGCCCCGAGCATCGAAAAACGCTTCGCTGGCGAGCAGTTCGATTCGCTCGATCAGTTGCCTGGATGGCTCGTCGGTGACGCAGAAAAACATGACGCCAGAGAGATGGGGGTCCTGGTCTGGGTTGGCCAGGTCATGGGTGAGCAGTTCGCGCAGGTGGCTGCGCAGTTCGGCAAGAAGGTGCGGGTTGGCGAGCATGCGCAGCGTCCTGTGTGGGGGCGACTGCGTCGATCATGTTTTCTGCTCTGCCATGCGACAAGTAGGACGGTTCCTAGGTTGGCTGGTGAAAAATCCCAATAAAGTAAAGGGGCGACGATGAAGCTTATCAAGGACGAAATGCACAAGGCGGCAGGGGACGCCTATCCCTCGTTCGCCCCGGCGCGCTCTTCTGCGTGCCTGAGCGCCTCTTCGACGATCTCCACCCAGTGCCGAACCGCGGTGCGCCCTGCGCCATTCAAATGCACCTGGCAGCCGATATTGGCGGTGGCTATCTCGTCCGGTTGCCCGCGTTCCAGAGCGTCCAGGCGGCTGTCGCGCAGCTGCCTGGACAACCCTGGCTGGGTCAGCGAATAGGTGCCTGCCGAGCCACAGCACAGGTGGGCATCGGTGACCGGAGTCAGGGTAAACCCCAGCCGGATCAATAGCGCTTCCACAGCGCCACCCAGTTTCAAGGCATGTTGCAGAGTGCACGGACAGTGAAACGCCAGGCGCCGTCCGGCGGGCACCGCCAGCTGCTCGACGGGCGCATCCCCCAGGACTTCCACCAAGTCACGGCACAGGCTGCTGACCCGGGCCGCCTTGGCTGCATAGGCCGGGTCAGCAGCCAACAGGTGAGCATACTCGCGCACGAACGCGGCGCAGCCGCTTGCTGGGATCACGATAGCCTCGACGCCCGCCTCAACGGCTGGCCACCAGGCATCGATGCGCCGCCGTGCGCGCTGCAAACCTTGCGCCTGGGCGTTGAGGTGGTAGTCCACTGCTCCACAGCAACCCTCGGCCGGTGCAGGGGTCACGCTGATACCGAGGCGATCGAGCAGGCGCGCCGCCGCGGCGTTGGTCGCCGGTGACAATGCCGGTTGCACACACCCCTCGAGCATCAGGACACGCCGCGGATGGCGCACCGCCGGGCGCATCAGGTCAGCCGCCTTTTGCAAATGCACCTTTTGCTGGGCCTGCGCCGGTAGCCAGGGGCGCAGGGCTTGGCCAGTTCGCAGCAGGGCCTTGAAAACGGCGGGGCGCACCATCGCAAAGCGCAGGCCGTGACGTAACAGGCGCTGGCCCAGTGGTCGTGGCACCTGCTGCTCCACGACGGCCCGGCCAATGTCCAGCAGGTCGTGGTAACGCACACCCGACGGGCAAGTGGTTTCGCAGCTGCGGCACGACAGGCATCGGTCCAGATGAGATTGAGTACTGGTAGTGGCGGGCTGGCCTTCGAGCACCTGCTTGATCAGGTAGATGCGCCCGCGCGGGCCATCGAGCTCATCGCCAAGCAGCTGGTAGGTGGGGCAGGTCGCTGTGCAGAAGCCGCAGTGTACGCACGCGCGCAGGATGCGTTCTGCCTCCTCGGCGCGCTCGAGTGTGCGTGCGCTGTCACTCAGGTTGGTCTGCATGGGCTGCCCTCAGAGGTCCGGGTACAGACGGCCAGGATTGAAGATACGCTTGGGGTCCAGTTGGGCCTTGAGGCTCCGGTGGTAGCGCATCAGCGGCTCTGACAAGGGCGGGTAGGGGGCCTGGCCTGGGGTGAGGCACAGCGCGTGGCCACCCGCCTGTTCGGCGATGCGGTGAATGACATGGGCTGGGGCGTCTGTCCGCAGCCAGCGCTGGGCGCCTGCCCAGTCCAGCCATTGGCGTCCCGGCAGGTGCAGTTCCCCTGTTGCGAGGGGCAGCGACACACGCCACAAGGGCTCGCTGCCCTGGGTGAAGAATGCCAGGCGCTGCTCACGCAGTTGCGTCCAGAACTCGCCGTCCACGTACTCGCCCCCCAGGCGCTGGCGGGCCGACGCTACCGAACCCTCGCCACCTTCCAGGCGCACGAACAATGCTTGTCCATCGTGGCAGGCACCACTGAGCGGCAGTGGTTCCGAGCTCCAGCGCGTGAGCGCGGCCAAGGCCTGGCTCCGATCCATTCCAAGGCGCAGGCTTACGCAGTGCCGCGGCACGGGCAGGACTTTAAGCGACACCTCGGTCAGCACACCCAGGCAGCCGAAACTGCCTGCCAGCAACCGTGAAAGGTCATACCCGGCCACGTTTTTCATCACTTGGCCACCGAAGCGCAGCACGCTGCCCTGGCCTGTGATTACCTGGGTGCCCAGCACGAAGTCACGGACCGATCCTGACCAGGGCCGCCTGGGCCCGGACAAGCCAGCCGCCACCATGCCGCCCAAGGTGGCACCCGGGCCCAGGTGCGGTGGCTCGCAAGCCAGCATCTGACCGTTTTCCTGCAACGCCGCCTCGATGTCGCGCAACGGCGTACCGGCGCGAGCCGTCAGCACCAGCTCCGTGGGGTCGTAACTGACGATGCCGCGATGGCCGCGTGTATCGAGCACTTGCCCGTTGACGGCATGGCCGATCATGGCCTTGCTGCCACTGCCCTGGATGCGCAAGGGCGTACCGGCATCCAGCGCCTGGCGAACCTGCTCGAGCAACGCCTGGCTTGCATCCTGGTCCGTGCCCATCAAAACCGCTCCAGCGCAGGGAAGGGCAACTGCCCATGGTGCACGTGCAGCGCACCGAATTCGGCGCAGCGGTGCAGCGTGGGAATGTTCTTGCCAGGGTTGAGCAAGCTCTGCGGGTCGAATGCAGCCTTGACGGCGTGAAACACCCGCAGCTCGTCATGGGTGAACTGGGCGCACATCTGGTTGATCTTCTCCCGGCCGACCCCATGCTCCCCGGTGATGCTCCCACCAACGGCCACGCACAGCTCCAGGATTTTTCCACCCAGGGACTCGGCCCGCTCCAGCTCCCCAGGCCGGTTGGCGTCGAACAGGATCAGCGGGTGCATATTGCCGTCACCTGCATGGAACACATTGGCCACCCGCAGCCCATGTTCGCGCGCCATTTCACTAATCCGCACCAGCACGCGGGGCAGCTCACGCCGCGGAATCGTACCGTCCATGCAGTAGTAGTCCGGGGACAAGCGGCCGACGGCAGGGAAGGCATTCTTGCGTCCTGCCCAGAACCGTGCACGCTGCGCCTCGTCACACGCCAGCCGCACCTCGCTGGCACCGGCCTGGGTGAACAGTGTGGCCACCCGTTCGCAGTCTTCGTGCACATCGGCCTCGACCCCGTCGAGTTCACACAAGAGGATGGCGGCTGCCTCCACTGGGTACCCGGCATGGATGAAGTCCTCGGCCGCCCGAATGGCCAGGTTATCCATCATTTCCAGCCCCCGGGAATGATGCCGGCGGCAATGATGTGGGCAACGGACCGCGCGGCGTCCTCGACCCGGTCGAAGCTGGCAAGCAGAACCCGTGCCACGGGTGGCTTGGGTAGCAGCCGCACGGTCACCTCGGTGACGATCCCCAGCATGCCTTCGGAGCCGGTGAACAGTGCTAGAAGGTCGAACCCAGGGCTGTCGAGCGCATCGCTACCCAGGGTCAGCCGTTCACCTTCCACGGTAAGCACTTCCAGTTTGAGGATGTTGTGCACGGTCAGACCGTACTTCAGGCAATGCACGCCGCCTGCGTTTTCAGCGACATTGCCACCGATGGTGCAGGCGATCTGCGATGAAGGGTCGGGGGCGTAGTACAACCCGTAAGGGGCGGCGGCCTGGGAAATGGCCAAGTTGCGAACGCCCGGCTGGACCCGGGCGAAGCGGCCTTGGGGGCTGACTTCGAGAATACGATTGAGCCGCGCCATCACCAGCAACACGCCTTTGGCCAAGGGCATGGCACCGCCAGACAGCCCGGTCCCGGCGCCGCGAGCCACGACCGGTACGGTGAGCCGGTGGCAAAGCTGCAGCACACGCTGCACCTGGTCTACGCGCTCGGGTAACACCACCAGCAGCGGCACCGTACGGTACGCCGCCAGGCCGTCGCATTCATACGGCTTGAGGTCTTCATCGCGGTGGAGCACCTGAAGGTCAGGCAGTGCCTCGCGCAGGGACTGAACCAAAAGCTCGCGATCAACTGTCGGCAGCGCGCCGTCGACGTGTTCGTCATACAGCATCGTCATCTCACTTGGATGCGTTGTTCTTATAGGGTCAT is part of the Pseudomonas parafulva genome and harbors:
- the glcF gene encoding glycolate oxidase subunit GlcF, producing MQTNLSDSARTLERAEEAERILRACVHCGFCTATCPTYQLLGDELDGPRGRIYLIKQVLEGQPATTSTQSHLDRCLSCRSCETTCPSGVRYHDLLDIGRAVVEQQVPRPLGQRLLRHGLRFAMVRPAVFKALLRTGQALRPWLPAQAQQKVHLQKAADLMRPAVRHPRRVLMLEGCVQPALSPATNAAAARLLDRLGISVTPAPAEGCCGAVDYHLNAQAQGLQRARRRIDAWWPAVEAGVEAIVIPASGCAAFVREYAHLLAADPAYAAKAARVSSLCRDLVEVLGDAPVEQLAVPAGRRLAFHCPCTLQHALKLGGAVEALLIRLGFTLTPVTDAHLCCGSAGTYSLTQPGLSRQLRDSRLDALERGQPDEIATANIGCQVHLNGAGRTAVRHWVEIVEEALRHAEERAGANEG
- the glcE gene encoding glycolate oxidase subunit GlcE — encoded protein: MGTDQDASQALLEQVRQALDAGTPLRIQGSGSKAMIGHAVNGQVLDTRGHRGIVSYDPTELVLTARAGTPLRDIEAALQENGQMLACEPPHLGPGATLGGMVAAGLSGPRRPWSGSVRDFVLGTQVITGQGSVLRFGGQVMKNVAGYDLSRLLAGSFGCLGVLTEVSLKVLPVPRHCVSLRLGMDRSQALAALTRWSSEPLPLSGACHDGQALFVRLEGGEGSVASARQRLGGEYVDGEFWTQLREQRLAFFTQGSEPLWRVSLPLATGELHLPGRQWLDWAGAQRWLRTDAPAHVIHRIAEQAGGHALCLTPGQAPYPPLSEPLMRYHRSLKAQLDPKRIFNPGRLYPDL